In the Leptospira sp. WS4.C2 genome, one interval contains:
- a CDS encoding adenylate/guanylate cyclase domain-containing protein: MFHSVVQAIRSVYCIRDQFPRYMSELLSQEEEMGALFAVRFRYVIGLALFASALANLSNTDSLSGFLINFVALGFYFLNTFVHAQILKKSKGHWKTKYDYISLFIDNVLISITIFNWYVLKGQGNPNFLVKSPLVVFYLLPLSLSLFQYRFSLVLFSFVCFLLSYYGFIVIASLNSQSIFSLDWFKYVLGNEIILSDALVTKPSIYLVLVFAISYAIFRSLRMLLKFAAAESQKTTLSRYFSPDLVSEIVSEPEVISKGKRQKVTVLFSDIRGFTQFSEPMDPEELSFFLTEFRRRMVRAIFKYKGSLDKFVGDAVMATFGTPSPSETEGEDSKNAVLAAKSMLDELKQWNKERVAEGLTDIKIGIGIHTGEVFCGSIGSEERMEYTVIGDTVNTASRIESACKDLGVTFLISEAVWLEIGSPGGWDKKESVALSGREQKIHLYSSNSY, encoded by the coding sequence ATGTTCCACTCCGTTGTTCAGGCCATTCGATCAGTGTATTGTATCCGCGACCAGTTCCCTCGGTATATGTCAGAGCTTTTATCTCAAGAAGAAGAAATGGGGGCTCTATTTGCAGTTCGGTTCCGGTATGTCATTGGATTAGCTTTGTTCGCTAGTGCCCTGGCGAATTTGAGTAATACAGATTCTTTGTCTGGTTTTTTAATCAATTTTGTGGCACTCGGATTTTATTTTTTGAATACATTTGTGCATGCACAAATTCTAAAAAAAAGTAAAGGGCATTGGAAAACAAAATATGATTATATTAGTTTATTCATAGATAATGTTCTCATCTCTATTACTATTTTTAATTGGTATGTTTTGAAAGGGCAAGGAAATCCCAACTTTCTTGTTAAATCTCCTTTGGTTGTCTTTTATCTTCTTCCTTTGTCTCTTAGTTTGTTCCAATACCGTTTTTCATTAGTGTTATTTTCTTTTGTTTGTTTTTTACTTAGTTATTACGGATTCATCGTGATTGCATCTCTAAACTCACAATCCATTTTTAGTTTGGATTGGTTTAAGTATGTATTAGGAAATGAAATCATCTTGTCAGACGCACTCGTTACCAAACCTTCGATTTACCTTGTTTTGGTATTTGCGATTTCCTATGCTATTTTTCGCAGCCTTCGCATGTTATTAAAATTTGCCGCAGCAGAATCTCAAAAAACCACTTTGTCCCGCTATTTTTCTCCCGATTTGGTTTCAGAAATTGTTTCGGAACCAGAAGTCATAAGCAAGGGTAAAAGGCAGAAGGTGACGGTTCTTTTTAGCGACATCCGAGGGTTCACTCAGTTTTCGGAACCAATGGATCCAGAAGAACTTTCCTTTTTTTTAACAGAGTTTCGCCGTCGTATGGTGCGAGCGATTTTTAAATACAAAGGAAGTTTAGATAAATTCGTTGGAGATGCAGTAATGGCAACTTTTGGAACTCCTTCACCTTCTGAAACGGAAGGAGAAGATTCTAAAAATGCAGTCCTTGCCGCAAAATCTATGTTAGATGAACTTAAACAGTGGAACAAGGAACGAGTGGCAGAAGGTTTGACCGATATTAAAATTGGAATTGGGATTCACACGGGAGAAGTTTTTTGTGGGAGTATTGGTTCAGAGGAAAGGATGGAATACACTGTCATTGGTGATACTGTCAATACTGCATCTCGAATAGAGTCTGCTTGCAAAGATTTAGGAGTGACTTTTCTTATTTCAGAAGCTGTCTGGTTAGAAATAGGTTCACCTGGTGGTTGGGATAAAAAAGAATCTGTGGCTCTATCAGGAAGAGAACAAAAAATTCATCTTTATTCATCAAACTCTTATTAG
- a CDS encoding HD domain-containing phosphohydrolase, translating to MSTNDTNTVPTDKLAKFELTEESLNSFRKNKNIPIDLYNKDGQILIHKKRNPTEADFGKLLKFEMQGVYFLISELRKTKQNGNDSSFLEPGRTTKLFDQEKTSRFAKQSQALIEDLRKTSFSSDQAVFVQNSVNELLTDFTSNPDYELGIFNILEILGVAGVSVESELMTKRTVVAMGMKVRTKKIVNEGKEESNKKDHLSLMMASYLADVGYSRLDIKNNPKLTKEEYAVVQQHPIISYLMTLPAPEIDSHVRTLILNHHRPYRGNGVNNNFPDPRSLFTKLMSVRDKYNKEVGKERITQDIELQLHLQENNVTSSSFEEDIAILSLASEYASLTSNQPWRPAFKSSIALKMILNDSFFSYSNKNIRHLLDYVGSSLTNNENIVNFGDFVITASVDSERRAHFDICIVLEVGRYQTRPKLQRICSINPIFQKGNKFKIADFDLHSIKIDRRKAIMDLALQAGTTRVIYIIDPELNPALHEAVYKINMAS from the coding sequence ATGAGCACTAACGATACAAACACAGTACCAACGGACAAGCTCGCCAAATTTGAGTTAACTGAAGAATCACTTAATAGTTTCCGCAAAAACAAAAACATTCCTATAGATCTTTACAATAAAGACGGGCAAATACTCATCCATAAAAAAAGAAATCCTACGGAAGCCGATTTCGGCAAACTCCTCAAATTCGAAATGCAAGGAGTCTATTTTCTCATATCAGAGCTAAGAAAAACCAAACAAAACGGGAATGATAGTTCCTTTCTGGAGCCAGGCAGAACCACTAAATTATTTGATCAGGAAAAAACTTCTCGTTTCGCAAAACAATCACAAGCACTCATTGAAGATTTACGCAAGACTTCCTTTTCTTCTGACCAAGCAGTTTTTGTTCAGAACTCGGTAAACGAACTTCTCACTGACTTTACTAGTAATCCAGATTATGAATTGGGTATCTTTAATATTTTAGAAATTTTAGGTGTTGCCGGTGTTTCGGTAGAATCAGAACTCATGACCAAACGCACAGTAGTTGCCATGGGAATGAAGGTCCGCACAAAGAAGATCGTAAATGAAGGAAAAGAAGAATCTAATAAAAAAGACCATCTCAGTCTCATGATGGCAAGTTATTTGGCTGACGTTGGATATTCCAGGCTCGATATCAAAAACAATCCCAAACTTACAAAAGAAGAATATGCAGTAGTACAACAACATCCCATCATCAGTTATTTGATGACGTTGCCTGCCCCAGAAATTGATTCTCATGTCCGAACACTTATCTTAAACCATCACAGGCCCTATCGCGGCAATGGTGTGAACAACAACTTCCCAGATCCAAGATCACTTTTTACAAAACTTATGTCTGTCCGTGACAAATACAATAAAGAGGTGGGGAAAGAACGGATCACTCAAGATATTGAACTCCAACTCCATCTTCAAGAAAACAATGTCACCTCTTCTAGTTTCGAAGAAGATATCGCTATTCTATCACTCGCAAGTGAATATGCATCCCTTACTTCCAACCAACCTTGGAGACCTGCATTCAAATCTTCCATTGCTTTAAAAATGATTTTGAACGATTCTTTTTTCTCTTATAGCAATAAAAATATCAGACATCTCTTAGATTATGTAGGAAGTTCCCTCACCAATAACGAAAACATTGTCAACTTTGGTGACTTTGTCATCACAGCTTCTGTGGATTCGGAAAGAAGAGCGCATTTTGATATCTGTATTGTCCTCGAAGTAGGCAGATACCAAACACGTCCAAAACTCCAGAGGATTTGTAGTATCAATCCAATTTTCCAAAAAGGAAATAAATTTAAAATTGCGGACTTTGATTTACATAGCATCAAAATTGATCGTAGAAAAGCCATAATGGATTTGGCCTTACAAGCGGGCACTACTCGTGTGATTTATATCATAGATCCCGAATTAAATCCGGCTTTACACGAAGCAGTTTACAAAATCAATATGGCCTCCTAA
- a CDS encoding acyl-CoA dehydrogenase family protein — MSTLSTKKSSLDLFNPTEDHLALRESVASFAEREMDEQAKENDEKETFNTMLFKRLGSELGIFGITVPESEGGHGLDPLASVIIHEEMSRFDPGFTLSYLAHEVLFVNNFFYSSNPSQRARYLSKVITGEWIGGMGMTEPGAGTDVLGMTTHAVKKGDRYIINGVKQYITNGSIGQVFVLYTKLEKNGKKMTSFVIESSYKGFSVGKKEEKMGMRSSPTTQLVFEDMEVPEENLLGIENGAVTHMMRNLEIERVTLAAQSLGIARRCIDIMCDYTVRHREAFGKKLMEFGQIQRMVAESYADYQAARALVYHVASELGPDVRNSLGAASAKLVATQMAERVSRNAIQVLGGYGYCREYPVERLHRDAILLSIGGGTNEAMQKNIASDLKKLWSE, encoded by the coding sequence ATGAGTACGCTTTCGACAAAAAAATCATCACTGGATCTATTTAATCCGACTGAAGACCATCTGGCCCTAAGAGAATCTGTGGCATCTTTTGCAGAACGGGAGATGGATGAACAAGCAAAAGAAAACGATGAAAAAGAAACATTCAATACCATGCTTTTCAAACGTCTCGGTTCTGAACTTGGGATTTTTGGAATTACCGTACCTGAATCAGAAGGTGGCCATGGATTAGATCCCCTTGCTTCTGTTATCATTCATGAGGAGATGTCTCGGTTTGATCCCGGCTTTACTCTTTCTTATTTGGCCCACGAAGTACTATTTGTGAATAATTTTTTCTATAGTTCCAATCCTTCTCAAAGAGCTCGTTATTTGAGTAAGGTCATTACTGGCGAATGGATTGGAGGAATGGGAATGACTGAACCAGGTGCCGGAACCGATGTTCTCGGAATGACAACTCATGCTGTCAAGAAGGGAGATCGATATATTATCAACGGTGTAAAGCAGTACATTACCAACGGATCTATTGGTCAGGTTTTTGTTCTTTATACAAAGTTAGAAAAAAATGGGAAAAAAATGACCTCCTTTGTCATTGAATCGTCTTACAAAGGTTTTTCGGTGGGAAAAAAAGAAGAAAAAATGGGAATGCGTTCTTCGCCGACCACCCAGCTAGTCTTTGAAGATATGGAAGTTCCTGAAGAGAATTTACTTGGTATCGAAAACGGTGCCGTCACTCATATGATGCGCAATTTAGAAATCGAACGAGTGACTCTTGCGGCACAGTCACTCGGAATTGCTCGACGTTGTATCGATATCATGTGTGATTATACCGTCCGTCATAGAGAAGCCTTTGGCAAAAAACTGATGGAGTTTGGTCAAATCCAAAGAATGGTTGCTGAGTCTTATGCCGATTACCAAGCAGCACGTGCGCTTGTGTATCATGTGGCTAGTGAACTTGGCCCCGATGTACGTAACTCACTTGGCGCTGCTTCTGCAAAATTAGTTGCTACACAAATGGCAGAACGTGTCTCAAGGAATGCCATTCAAGTTTTAGGTGGGTATGGGTATTGTCGTGAATATCCTGTGGAACGTTTGCATAGAGATGCAATTTTACTTAGTATTGGTGGTGGAACCAACGAAGCTATGCAAAAGAATATTGCCAGTGATTTGAAAAAACTTTGGTCTGAATGA
- a CDS encoding phytoene desaturase family protein: MDEVWDVVVLGSGLGGLSAALSFSEKGKRVLVLEKSTSPGGCASSFRKNGYLFESGATTLVGFEPGLPLHKLSSEFQIKFPLFPLERSMVVHLNGKTIERHRDRLQWIIEAKRVFGGGLRMDVFWKLCYFVSDSLWSLSARYKFFPFRNFSDVGKTIFQFQLRDLIPFIFSFISVHFVLQCLGLSCNKEWIRFIDEQLLITNQTTSKNAPFAMAAAGLTYSQLQNYVVEGGMVSLSETILGKIKYKGGRILYKQDVTEIKKIAESKGEKKTVWEIQTKHREHSRFWGKVIVSNLPIWNLTEITDDLPKLKNRVKKFEKGIWGAFTMGIAIQTNPLDEEIKSECLHHQIHLKNVLPYGGGNSIFLSLSHPEDPIRSPNGIRILSISTHIDNPDSWVRDASYNEKKKKLEAILLQTLETEFVWFQKENILFQHSATPVTWQTWTGRKFGRVGGIPSNYFFNPFRMIGNRSEDADLLLTGDTVYPGQGIPAVVLGGLHVVEQFLERKRG; encoded by the coding sequence ATGGATGAAGTTTGGGATGTTGTTGTTTTAGGATCTGGACTCGGGGGCCTCAGTGCTGCTTTGTCATTTTCAGAAAAAGGCAAACGAGTTTTGGTTCTAGAGAAAAGCACTTCTCCCGGCGGTTGTGCCTCTAGCTTTCGCAAGAACGGATACCTGTTCGAATCAGGTGCTACCACTCTAGTCGGTTTTGAACCTGGTCTTCCTCTACATAAACTTTCCAGCGAATTTCAAATCAAATTTCCTCTCTTTCCTTTGGAACGTTCCATGGTAGTTCATTTGAATGGCAAAACCATTGAAAGACACCGTGACCGTTTGCAGTGGATCATTGAGGCGAAACGCGTGTTTGGTGGTGGTTTGAGGATGGATGTATTTTGGAAACTTTGTTATTTTGTTTCGGACTCACTTTGGAGTTTGTCTGCAAGATACAAATTTTTCCCTTTCCGAAATTTTTCTGATGTGGGCAAAACCATTTTTCAATTCCAACTTCGTGACTTGATTCCCTTTATTTTTTCCTTTATATCCGTACATTTTGTTCTGCAATGTTTGGGGCTGAGTTGTAACAAGGAATGGATTCGATTTATCGACGAACAGCTTTTAATTACCAATCAAACTACTTCAAAAAATGCTCCTTTTGCCATGGCTGCTGCAGGCCTTACTTATTCCCAATTGCAAAATTATGTGGTAGAAGGAGGGATGGTGTCTCTTTCAGAAACCATCCTAGGCAAAATTAAATACAAGGGTGGAAGGATTCTTTACAAACAAGATGTGACAGAGATAAAGAAGATTGCAGAGTCGAAGGGTGAAAAGAAAACCGTTTGGGAAATCCAAACCAAACATAGAGAACACAGTCGTTTTTGGGGCAAGGTGATAGTCTCTAATCTCCCCATTTGGAATCTTACTGAAATTACAGACGACCTACCTAAACTAAAAAACAGAGTCAAAAAATTTGAAAAGGGAATCTGGGGTGCTTTCACGATGGGAATTGCCATCCAAACAAATCCGTTGGATGAAGAGATCAAATCAGAATGCCTTCATCACCAAATTCATCTGAAGAATGTTTTGCCTTATGGCGGTGGAAATTCTATTTTCCTATCCCTCTCTCATCCTGAAGATCCGATTCGTTCTCCAAACGGGATTCGGATCCTTTCGATTTCCACCCATATTGACAATCCCGATTCCTGGGTTCGTGATGCCTCTTATAATGAAAAAAAGAAAAAATTGGAGGCCATTCTTTTACAAACTTTGGAAACCGAGTTCGTTTGGTTTCAAAAAGAAAACATTCTATTCCAACATTCTGCAACGCCTGTTACATGGCAGACTTGGACTGGTCGGAAATTCGGAAGAGTGGGTGGGATTCCCAGTAATTATTTTTTCAATCCTTTTCGAATGATTGGGAACCGTTCTGAAGATGCGGATCTACTTCTTACAGGAGATACCGTCTATCCGGGCCAAGGAATTCCGGCCGTTGTCCTTGGCGGCCTTCATGTTGTGGAACAATTCTTAGAAAGAAAGAGAGGTTGA
- the thrB gene encoding homoserine kinase yields MIRLPKIFIQVPGTSANLGPGFDLMGLALDLRNEFEFSFSKEITESKTELKNGKPLPFSEKEDLVYQSYLSYFKKFLPNLTPPPYHCKMSLALPLKGGLGSSASAIVAGLSLAREVHKRLDPATLPTEPNFIQYLAEFEGHPDNTLPAYLGGFVFAYSTFGEKLRYFRKKFPSSVAIFVLTPEFHVSTEESRKALPKTYATSDVIFNLSRIGAWMHFLDKRKFGDLLVGLEDKMHTPYRIPKSSPLYPLAETFTESGIGYCLSGSGPSLLVFLERKAVKSKQAELEEKISLVMGASGIAYSFKRVKPDGLGVRIQTK; encoded by the coding sequence ATGATTCGCCTTCCTAAGATTTTTATCCAAGTGCCGGGAACTTCCGCCAACTTGGGGCCTGGTTTTGACCTTATGGGTCTTGCTCTCGACCTTCGTAATGAATTTGAATTTAGTTTTTCAAAAGAAATTACCGAGTCAAAAACAGAATTAAAAAATGGTAAGCCGTTACCGTTTTCTGAAAAAGAAGATTTGGTATATCAGTCGTATCTTTCTTACTTCAAAAAGTTTTTACCTAATTTAACACCACCACCTTACCATTGTAAAATGAGCTTGGCTTTACCTTTAAAAGGTGGGCTTGGTTCTAGTGCTTCTGCCATTGTGGCAGGTCTCTCTTTGGCAAGGGAAGTCCATAAACGATTGGATCCGGCGACCCTTCCAACAGAACCAAACTTCATCCAATATTTGGCTGAATTTGAAGGCCATCCTGATAACACATTACCTGCCTATTTAGGTGGATTTGTTTTCGCCTACTCTACGTTTGGTGAAAAATTGAGATACTTTCGTAAAAAATTTCCTTCTTCTGTTGCTATTTTTGTTCTCACTCCAGAGTTTCATGTTTCGACAGAAGAATCAAGGAAGGCACTCCCAAAAACCTACGCCACATCCGATGTTATTTTTAATTTGTCTCGTATTGGAGCGTGGATGCATTTTTTAGACAAACGTAAGTTTGGTGACTTGCTTGTTGGTTTGGAGGATAAAATGCACACGCCCTACAGGATTCCAAAATCTTCCCCTTTATATCCTTTGGCGGAAACCTTCACTGAAAGTGGAATCGGTTATTGTTTGTCTGGATCTGGACCAAGTTTGCTTGTGTTTTTAGAGCGAAAGGCAGTGAAAAGTAAACAGGCTGAATTAGAAGAAAAAATATCTTTAGTGATGGGAGCTTCTGGAATTGCTTATAGTTTCAAACGAGTGAAACCCGATGGACTAGGGGTTCGCATCCAAACAAAATAG
- a CDS encoding DsbA family protein codes for MENIFKKWMENPISKIVLATNFVFTLLFIVSVPSFVREYITQDAVSIGGKKYDLSDVKKTSPIAYSKFQSDYKSLIKNTLGEFAQDKLFELVAKDKNIKPSEVLNQGFTPREPSDEEIMNVYLSNKQQLGGKSLDETKDKIVGFLKNQQEQEHSRTVYRDIVTKYPVEFLIKEPEAVRVTVEEKNNPSIGPKEAKITIVEFSDFECPFCKRSQEVNQKLREKYKGQIRWVFRDFPLPFHQDAMYAHMAANCTISEGKYWDVFNILFENSGNLGKSNVDALIVKAGMPKDKYQSCMRNASNLKSEIDADIADGQKVGVSGTPAFFINGIFISGALPFENFDEIIQKELKQ; via the coding sequence ATGGAAAATATTTTTAAAAAGTGGATGGAAAACCCCATCTCCAAAATCGTCCTTGCGACCAACTTCGTTTTCACCCTTCTCTTTATCGTCAGTGTTCCTTCCTTTGTTCGGGAATACATTACCCAAGATGCAGTCAGTATCGGTGGAAAAAAATATGACCTGAGTGATGTGAAAAAAACTTCTCCCATTGCCTATTCTAAATTCCAATCGGATTACAAAAGCCTTATCAAAAACACATTGGGTGAATTTGCTCAAGACAAATTATTTGAATTAGTTGCTAAAGACAAAAACATCAAACCTTCTGAAGTTTTAAACCAAGGGTTTACACCAAGAGAGCCATCGGATGAAGAAATAATGAATGTTTATTTGTCCAATAAACAGCAGTTAGGCGGAAAATCTTTAGATGAGACAAAAGACAAAATCGTAGGATTTTTAAAAAACCAACAGGAACAAGAACATAGCCGTACTGTTTACCGCGATATTGTCACAAAATACCCGGTTGAGTTTTTGATTAAAGAACCAGAAGCGGTGCGAGTGACCGTAGAAGAGAAAAATAACCCATCCATTGGCCCTAAAGAGGCAAAAATTACCATTGTAGAATTCTCGGATTTCGAATGTCCATTTTGCAAACGTAGTCAAGAAGTGAATCAAAAACTTCGAGAGAAATACAAAGGCCAAATTCGCTGGGTTTTCCGCGACTTCCCACTTCCTTTCCATCAAGACGCTATGTATGCGCATATGGCTGCCAATTGTACGATTTCTGAAGGAAAGTATTGGGATGTATTTAACATACTTTTTGAAAACAGTGGGAACTTAGGAAAATCAAATGTAGATGCTCTCATAGTAAAAGCAGGAATGCCTAAAGACAAATACCAATCTTGTATGAGAAATGCATCTAATCTGAAATCAGAAATTGATGCAGACATTGCTGACGGTCAAAAAGTCGGTGTGAGTGGAACCCCTGCATTCTTTATCAATGGGATTTTTATTTCGGGAGCTTTACCTTTCGAAAACTTTGATGAGATCATTCAAAAAGAATTAAAACAATAA
- a CDS encoding malate dehydrogenase, translating to MSKKVKVAVTGAAGQIGYALLFRIASGQMFGPDTAVELQLLELEQALPAAKGVIMELDDCAFPLLEKVSVSSNIDEAFRDINWALLVGSVPRKAGMERGDLLKINGGIFTTQGKAIEKNAASDVRVLVVGNPCNTNALIAMNNAKGVPSDRWFAMTGLDENRAKTQLAQKAGVLVKDVSNVAIWGNHSATQYPDFYNAKINGKAATDLISDHDWLKGDFISTVQKRGAAIIAARGASSAASAANAVVDTVHNIVTPTKAGDWFSAACHSNGEYGVDKGLIFGYPLKSDGKKVEIVTGLEINAFGKEKFDITHNELKEERNEVKEMLG from the coding sequence ATGAGCAAAAAAGTAAAAGTTGCTGTTACTGGTGCTGCCGGACAAATCGGATACGCACTACTATTTCGTATCGCTTCAGGACAAATGTTTGGGCCTGACACTGCAGTGGAACTCCAATTGTTGGAATTAGAACAAGCCCTCCCTGCTGCAAAAGGTGTCATTATGGAATTGGACGACTGTGCATTTCCTCTTTTGGAAAAAGTATCTGTCTCTTCTAACATTGATGAGGCGTTTAGAGACATCAACTGGGCACTTCTTGTTGGTTCTGTTCCTAGAAAAGCGGGAATGGAAAGAGGGGACCTTCTCAAAATCAACGGTGGAATTTTTACAACACAAGGAAAGGCAATCGAAAAGAACGCTGCAAGCGACGTGAGAGTTCTTGTTGTTGGTAACCCTTGTAATACAAATGCCCTCATTGCAATGAACAACGCAAAAGGTGTTCCGTCTGACAGATGGTTTGCGATGACAGGCCTTGATGAAAATCGTGCAAAAACACAACTTGCACAAAAAGCGGGAGTTCTTGTAAAAGATGTTTCCAATGTTGCTATTTGGGGAAACCACTCTGCAACTCAATACCCAGACTTTTACAATGCAAAAATCAATGGAAAAGCAGCTACTGATTTGATCTCTGACCACGACTGGTTGAAGGGAGATTTTATCTCTACCGTACAAAAACGGGGAGCCGCTATCATTGCAGCACGTGGTGCCTCTTCTGCGGCATCTGCTGCGAACGCAGTGGTTGATACAGTGCATAACATTGTCACTCCTACGAAAGCCGGTGACTGGTTCAGCGCTGCTTGCCATTCCAATGGTGAGTATGGTGTGGACAAAGGCCTAATCTTTGGATACCCACTGAAATCAGATGGCAAAAAAGTAGAGATCGTTACTGGTCTTGAAATCAATGCTTTCGGTAAGGAAAAATTTGATATCACTCACAACGAATTGAAAGAAGAGAGAAACGAAGTAAAAGAAATGCTTGGTTAA
- a CDS encoding alpha/beta fold hydrolase codes for MVDWKYQTIEREGFALQVAKNDVDGPPLFWIGSALYYPRVIPKEMAEQYQITIVDQRGFAKRTLSQMETREDYSLEKLLDDFAFIQTELKIPICPVVGHSGHGYMALAYAAKFPNLVSKLCMISTGPSHGSPMAEAEVYFQREASDLRKKAHSANQIQFQKNIETSPEDFFIHFCVSQEAKGFYQIPFPSRMFWEGIQTNKLAFDYLFGEVFRDIDVSTYLKEVSLPVWICMGKEDFQVAPYYTWDSILTEFPKIKITVLEECSHLPFLERPEEFLTQFQNWIQ; via the coding sequence ATGGTGGATTGGAAATACCAAACAATCGAAAGAGAGGGATTTGCCCTCCAAGTGGCAAAAAACGACGTGGATGGGCCTCCCCTATTTTGGATTGGAAGTGCTTTGTACTACCCCCGAGTGATCCCCAAGGAAATGGCAGAACAGTACCAAATCACCATTGTAGACCAAAGGGGGTTTGCGAAACGAACCCTCTCACAAATGGAAACCCGAGAAGATTATAGCTTAGAGAAATTATTAGATGATTTTGCCTTCATCCAAACAGAATTAAAAATACCAATCTGTCCTGTTGTTGGCCATTCAGGACATGGGTATATGGCCCTTGCTTATGCGGCTAAATTTCCAAACTTGGTATCAAAACTTTGTATGATCTCCACGGGCCCAAGCCATGGAAGCCCTATGGCCGAAGCAGAAGTTTACTTCCAAAGAGAGGCATCTGACTTACGTAAAAAAGCCCACTCGGCAAACCAAATTCAGTTCCAAAAAAATATAGAAACTTCACCAGAAGATTTTTTTATCCATTTCTGTGTGAGCCAAGAAGCCAAAGGGTTTTATCAAATTCCTTTTCCTTCCCGAATGTTTTGGGAAGGAATCCAAACAAACAAACTAGCGTTTGATTATCTTTTTGGGGAAGTATTTCGAGACATCGATGTATCGACATATTTAAAAGAAGTTTCCTTACCCGTTTGGATTTGTATGGGAAAAGAGGATTTCCAAGTAGCACCCTATTACACTTGGGATTCTATTTTAACTGAATTTCCGAAAATTAAAATTACAGTTTTAGAAGAATGCAGCCATTTGCCTTTTTTGGAAAGGCCGGAAGAATTTTTAACTCAATTTCAAAATTGGATTCAATGA
- a CDS encoding MarR family winged helix-turn-helix transcriptional regulator, with protein MSETLLLMRRFLVNEFEKKRIGMRFEEWMQLLPLTESETVSQKDLSDRLVKDKTTVSRLVDGWVKKTWVKREVSSHDKRFYILRFTKKGKEIWEKGLPIITSADEVFRKDLSDANEKDLYLLLFKIQSSVQLTEKEK; from the coding sequence ATGAGTGAAACTTTGCTTCTGATGAGGCGGTTTCTGGTGAATGAATTTGAGAAAAAGAGAATCGGGATGCGATTTGAAGAATGGATGCAGCTTCTTCCTCTGACGGAATCGGAAACGGTAAGCCAGAAAGATCTGAGTGATCGTTTGGTAAAAGACAAAACCACAGTATCCAGGTTAGTGGATGGTTGGGTCAAAAAAACCTGGGTAAAACGGGAAGTTTCTTCGCATGACAAACGATTTTATATTTTGCGATTTACCAAAAAAGGAAAGGAGATTTGGGAAAAAGGCCTTCCTATCATAACCTCCGCAGATGAGGTATTTCGAAAGGATTTGAGTGATGCTAATGAAAAAGATTTATATCTGCTTCTTTTTAAAATTCAATCTTCTGTTCAACTAACAGAGAAAGAAAAATAG
- the prmC gene encoding peptide chain release factor N(5)-glutamine methyltransferase, translating to MAEEPGTLLYYLKRSTEFLEKKEIPNPRVDAEWILSDLLNLSRIKLYAQFEMPLGQKEIDLYRMKILERSKRKPVAYITGKKGFHKFEYFVTDDVLIPRPETEELVDYLWKGKESLRANTTDQIQIWDLCSGSGCIGLSLIQLLESSVVTLSDLSEKAIEVSKRNAEKYNLTEKTKFFVSDLDLSLPKELQFDLIVSNPPYIPESEKPDIMPDVLDYEPHLALFVSDFYEFHKRLLSAAKSRLNPGGKLMLETHPLYMNDVESLALELGYINSKRILDSSKKERFFFAEVSSLS from the coding sequence ATGGCGGAAGAACCCGGAACTCTACTTTATTATTTAAAACGGTCTACAGAATTTCTGGAAAAAAAGGAAATTCCAAACCCGCGCGTAGATGCCGAATGGATCCTCTCCGACCTATTAAACCTATCCCGAATCAAACTCTATGCGCAGTTTGAAATGCCTCTGGGCCAAAAAGAAATTGATCTCTACAGGATGAAAATTCTCGAACGAAGTAAACGTAAACCCGTCGCTTACATCACAGGTAAAAAAGGATTTCATAAATTTGAATACTTTGTAACGGATGATGTTCTCATCCCAAGGCCCGAAACAGAAGAACTTGTGGATTATCTTTGGAAAGGGAAGGAATCCTTGAGAGCGAACACCACAGATCAAATCCAAATTTGGGATTTATGTTCTGGTAGCGGTTGTATTGGACTAAGCCTTATCCAACTTTTAGAATCCAGTGTTGTGACTCTCTCAGACCTTTCTGAAAAAGCAATTGAGGTGAGTAAACGTAATGCTGAAAAATACAATCTAACAGAAAAAACTAAGTTTTTTGTTTCTGATTTGGATTTGTCATTACCTAAAGAATTACAATTTGATTTGATTGTCTCCAATCCTCCATACATTCCTGAATCCGAAAAGCCAGACATTATGCCGGATGTATTGGATTATGAACCTCATCTAGCACTTTTTGTTTCGGATTTTTACGAATTCCACAAACGATTGTTATCTGCTGCTAAGAGCAGGCTGAATCCCGGTGGTAAGTTGATGTTGGAAACTCATCCATTATATATGAATGATGTGGAATCACTGGCATTAGAACTCGGGTATATTAATTCAAAAAGAATCTTAGACAGTTCGAAGAAGGAACGTTTTTTCTTTGCCGAAGTATCTTCCCTTTCCTGA